GGCTGGGGCAGCAGGAGCAGCAGCGGCACGATGAAGGCGCCGAGCGCGAGGAGCGACAGGACGACGTCGCGGGCCGCCTGCCGGGGCCGCGGGCGCTTCGGCGGCGGCACGGGCCGGCCGACGGGGGCTCGGGTGCTCACGCCCCCATCCTCCCCCGGACGCCGCGGCGGCCCGCCGCCGCCCGTCCCGGCCCGCGACCGGGCCGGCGTCGTCGGCCCGGGGACGTGCCGCACCTCACGTCCCCGGACCGCCCGGCGGCCTCGTCGGCCCCCGGTCGGCGGGACCCGCGCCGCTACGCTCCCCGTGCCCCGTCGACGGCCGGGGGCGCCCCGGGCCGACGCCCGGCAGGGCCCCCGACGGACCGTCGACGAGCGCGCCCCGACGACGACGGAGGACCCCCATGACGCACGCCACCTCGCTGCCGCCCTCGCTGGCCGTGGGCCAGCAGGCCCCCGACCGCAACCTCGGGCTGGAGCTCGTCCGCGTCACCGAGGCCGCCGCGATGGCGGCGGGGCGCTGGGTGGGCCGCGGCGACAAGGACGGCGCGGACGGCGCGGCGGTCAACGCCATGCGGCGCCTCATCAGCACGGTTGAAATGGACGGCACGGTCGTCATCGGCGAGGGCGAGAAGGACGAGGCGCCCATGCTCTTCAACGGCGAGCAGGTCGGCGACGGCTCCGGGGCCGCGTGCGACGTCGCCGTCGACCCCATCGACGGCACGCGGCTCTGCGCCCTCGGCATGCCGAACGCCGTGGCGGTCATCGCCGTCGCCGAGCGCGGGGCCATGTACGACCCCAGCGCCGTCTTCTACATGGACAAGCTGGCCACCGGGCCGGAGGCGGCCGACGTCGTCGACATCCGTCTGCCGGTGAAGGAGAACGTCCGCCGTCTCGCGCGCGCCAAGGGCTGCGCCGTCGGCGACGTCACCGTCGTCGTCCTCGACCGCCCCCGCCACGAGGGCCTCGTCACCGAGATCCGCGAGGCCGGCGCGCGCATCCACTTCATCCCCGACGGCGACGTCGCCGGCGCGATCATGGCCGCGCGCCCGGGCACCGGCATCGACCTCATGCTCGGCATCGGCGGGACGCCGGAGGGCATCATCGCCGCCTGCGCGCTCAAGGCCCTCGGCGGCGTCCTCCAGGGACGGCTGTGGCCCAAGGACGACGAGGAGCGGCAGCGCGCGCTCGACGCCGGCCACGACCTCGACCGGGTGCTCACGACCGACGACCTCGTCCGCGGCGACAACTGCTACTTCGTCGCCACCGGCATCACCGACGGCGAGCTCGTCCGCGGCGTGCGCTACGGCGGCGGGACCGTGCGGACGCAGAGCCTCGTCATGCGCTCGAAGTCCGGCACCATCCGGACCGTGGAGAGCGAGCACCGGCTGACCAAGCTGCAGGCCTACGCGGCGGTGGACTTCTCCGGCACGGGCGGGCGGACCGCGTGAGGGCCGACGCCGCGGGCGGCGGCCCGCGCGCGCTCGTCGTCGGCGACACGCTCGTCGACGTCGTCCACCCCGCCGGCGGCGACGCCGGGCCGGTCGAGCACCCGGGCGGCAGCGCCGCCAACGTCGCCCTCGGCCTGGCGCGTCTGGGCCGTCCCGTGGACCTGCTCGGCCGCCTGGCGGACGACGCACGGGGCCGACGGGTCGCCGACCACCTCACCGGGGACGGCGTCCACCTCGCCGCGGGGCTGCTGCCCGCGTCCGACGACGTCCGCACCCCGACGGCGCAGGCGCACCTCGGGGCGGACGGCGGCGCACGCTACGAGTTCGACCTGGCGTGGGAGCTCGAGGCCGACGACCTCGCGTGCATCACGGCGGGCGAGCCGCCGCTGGTCGTCTGCACGGGCTCCCTCGCGACCGCCCTCGAGCCGGGCGCGACCCAGGTGGAGGGCCTCCTCGACGCCCTGCGCCCGACGACGACCGTGGTCCTCGACCCCAACCTGCGCCCGTCGCTCATGGGCACGCCCGAGGAGGTCCGCCCGCGCGTCGAGGCCCTCGTGACGACCTCGGACGTCGTCAAGCTCAGCGACGAGGACGCCGGGTGGCTGTTCCCGGACCGCGACCCGGCCGACGTCGTCCGCTCCTGGCTGGGCCTCGGCCCGGCCCTCGTCGTGCTCACCCGCGGCGGGGAGGGTGCGCTGGCCGTCTGCGCCGCGGGCGAGGTGGACGAGCCCGGCCGGACGGTGGACGTCGCGGACACCGTCGGCGCCGGCGACTCCTTCACCGGCGGCCTCGTCGACGCGCTGTGGTCGGAGGGCCTGCTCGGCGCGGACCGGCGGACGGCGCTGGCGGCCGTCGACCTCGAGGTGCTCGGGCGGTGCGTGGCCGCGGCCACCGACGTCGCCGCCGTCACCGTGTCGCGGCCCGGGGCCGACCCGCCCCGTCGCGACGAGCTGCCCCGCAGCGGCTCCTGACCCCGGCGGGGTCACCGGCGGGGGCGCACCGGCGCGCCCCCCGCGGCCGGGCCGCCCCCTGCCCGGCCCGGCCGCCCGCTGGGGTCCCCCGCGGGGCCCGGCGGCCGGGCCCTGCGGGGGCGTCGTCCTAGACCGCGGCCCCCTCGGCGGCGCGGGCCCGCGAGCGCTCGAGGGCCTCGCGCCGGGCCTCCTCGCTCTCGCGGGCGATCTGCTCGGCCCGGCCCTCGTCCCGCGTGAGGCTCCGGCCCGACGCCGGGTCGAAGAGGTGCAGGCTCGCCGGGTCGAACCACAGGCGCGCGCGGTCGCCGTCGCGCACCCGGCTGCGGGCGTCGAGCGTGACGACCATCTGGTGGCGCATGCTCTCGCCGTCGAGCTCCTTGTCCAGCTCGGCGAGCTTGGCCGCCACCCGCTCGTCCGGCGTGAACGGCACGTAGGCGTAGAGCTCGTTGCCGAGCCACTCCGTCACGTCGACGTCCACCTCGAACGTCGTGCCGCGCTCGGCCCGCGAGCCCTCGAGCACCGAGGCGTCCTCGACGTGCTCGGGCCGCAGGCCCGCGATGAGGAACTCCGCCCCGCGCGCCCGCTCCGCCACCTCCGGCGTGATCTCGACGGAGCCGAAGGGCAGCGTGAGGGTGGTGCCCTCCAGCTGCGCGGGCAGGAAGTTCATCGGCGGGGAGCCGATGAAGCCGGCGACGAAGAGGTTGACGGGCTCCTCGTAGAGCTCGCGCGGGCTGGCGACCTGCTGCAGCTCGCCCTTGCGCAGGACGGCCACCCGGTCGCCCAGCGTCATCGCCTCGGTCTGGTCGTGGGTGACGTAGATGGTCGTCGTGCCGAGCCGCCGCTGCATGCGCGCGATCTCCGTGCGCATCTGGCCGCGCAGCTTGGCGTCGAGGTTGGACAGCGGCTCGTCGAAGAGGAAGGCGTCCGCCTGGCGCACGATGGCCCGCCCCATGGCCACGCGCTGGCGCTGGCCGCCGGAGAGGTTGGCCGGCTTGCGCTCGAGGTGCTCGCGCAGCTCGAGGAGGTCGGCCGCCTCGTTGACCCGCTTGGTCACCTCCGCGTCGGAGTGCTTGCCCTTGGCCAGCCGCAGCGGGAAGGCGATGTTCTCGAACACCGACAGGTGCGGGTAGAGGGCGTAGTTCTGGAACACCATCGCGAGGTTGCGGTCGCGGGGCGCCTTGTCGTTGACGCGCTTCCCGCCGATGGTGAGGTCGCCGTCGGTGATGTCCTCGAGGCCGACGACCATCCGCAGGAGCGTGGACTTCCCGCAGCCGGAGGGCCCGACGAGGATGACGAACTCGCCGTCGGCGATGTCGAGGCTGACGTCGTTGACGGCCGGGAAGCCGTCCCCGTACTTCTTGACGATGTTCTGCAGGGTGATGCCGGCCATGTCGGCTCTCCTTCTCCGCGGTGACTGGGGTGGGCCCGGGCGTCAGCCCTTGACGGCGCCGTTCGTGAGGCCGGCGACGATCCGCCGCTGGAAGACGAGCACGATGATGACGACGGGGATGGTGACGATGACGGCGGCGGCCGACGTCGCCCCCGTCGGCTCCTCGAACTGCGAGGCGCCGGTGAAGAAGGCGAGCGCCGCCGGCACGGGCCGGGACGCGTCGGTCGACGTCAGCGAGATGCCGAAGACGAAGTCGTTCCAGGCGAGGAAGAACGCGATGATGGCCGTGGTGAAGACGCCGGGCACGGCCAGCGGGACGATCACCTTGATGAAGGCCTGCCACGTCGTGGCGCCGTCCACCTGGGCCGCCTGCTCCATGTCCCAGGGGATCTCGCGGAAGAAGGCCGACAGCGTCCAGATGGCCAGCGGCAGGGTCACCGCCAGGTACGGGATGATGAGGCCCGGCCAGGTGTCGTAGAGGCCGATGGTCCGCCAGATGTTGAACAGCGGCGTGACGATGGAGATGACGGGGAAGATCGCCACGGCGAGGGCCGTCGTCAGCAGCAGCTTCTTGCCGGGGAACTGCAGGCGGGAGACCGCGTAGGCGGTGAGCGTCGCCAGCACGACGGCGATGAGCGTCGCGATGAGGGCGATGCCGATCGAGTTCCGCAGGGCCGGCAGGAAGAGCTCGGACGCGTCACCGGTGATGATGAGCCGGTAGTTGTCCCACGTCACCTCGCTCGGCAGGAACTGGTTCTCCGTGAGGCCCGCGTTCGTCTTGAGGCTCAGCGAGAGGATCCACGCCACGGGGAAGAGCGCGTAGACGACGATCGCCGCCCCCGCCACGTACCAGAGCACCTTCTCGCGGGTCGACATGCGCACGCCCATGCTCACTCACCCCTCTGCCGGGACAGGTCGACCTTGAAGACCTTGACGAAGAGCACGGCGATGAGGACCACCAGGAGGAACAGCAGGACGGAGATGGCCGAGCCGAGGCCGACCTCCTGCCGCTGGATGGTCTGCCGGTAGGCCAGGAAGGCCAGCGTCTCGGTGCCGTTGGTGCCGGCCGTCATGATGAAGACGTTGTCGAAGATGCGGACCGCGTCGAGCGTGCGGAACAGCAGGGCCACCATGATGGCGGCCTTCATGTTGGGCAGCGTGACCTTCCGCAGCCGCTCCCAGAAGGTCGCGCCATCGACCCGCGCCGCCTCCTGGAGGTCCTCCGGCACCTGCGCCAGACCGGCCAGCAGGAGCAGCGAGATGAACGGCGTCGTCTTCCAGATCTCCGAGAGCATGATGACGACGAGCGAGCTGCTGCGCTCCGCGAACCAGTTGAAGTCGTCGCCCACGAAGGGCAGCCACTGGTTGACGAAGCCGGAGTTCAGGTCGAAGGCGTAGAACCAGGCGAAGGCCGAGACGACCGTGATGATCGCGTACGGGATGAGGATCGCCGTCCGCAGCACGGGCCGCAGGGTCGTGATCGCCTTGTGCATGACCATCGCCAGCGCGAAGCCGAGGACCAGCTCGACGGCCACCGTGATGACGGTGATGTAGCCCGTCGTCGCGAAGGCCCGCCACCACAGGGGGTCGGACAGGATGGTGATGTAGTTCTGCAGCCCGACGAAGGACCGCTGGTCCGGCGCCGTGAGGCGGTAGCTGAAGAGCGAGTCGTACGCCGCCAGGAGCATCGGGTAGGCGACGACGCCGATCATCACGAGGAACGCCGGCGCCACGAGCAGCAGCCCGAGGTTGCGCTCGCCCCTGGCCCGGTCGGTCAGCGGCGGCTTGCCGCCCGCGCGCCGAGCCCGGCGCTCCTGCTCGCCGGACGGCCGGGGGTCGACCGCGTCGCGGCCGTCCCCGGTCGCGTCCGCGCCGGCCCGCGAGGAGCCGCTCGTCGTGGGTCTCGTCGCGCTCACAGCAGGGCCTCCCCGCGCAGCACCTCGGTGATGAGCTCGGTCGAGACCGCCGGGGTGCTCCCCGGGTCCGCCGTCTCGGGCCGCCAGGTGCGCTGGATGCCCGTCGAGACGACGTCGTAGAAGGGCGTCTGCGGCCGGGGCGCGGCGAGCTGCGTCGACTCCTGGATGGTCGGGGCCATCGGGTAGTCCTCCAGCAGGCTCTCGTCGTCGAAGGCCGCGGCGTTGGACGGCGGGTTGCCGTTCGAGGCGAAGTAGTACGTCTGGTTCTCCACCGACGCGATGCACTGCGCGGCCTCGTAGGCGAGGTCGGGGTCGTCGGTGAAGGCGCCGATGCCGAGGTTGATGCCGCCGTACGGCGTCGCCGGCTCGGTCTCCGCGTCGACGCGCGGGTAGAGGGTCCAGCCGTAGTCGTCGAGGACGGACTGGTCGAGGCTGCCCTGCTCGACGAGCGTCTGGCCGCGGGCCCAGACGTACGGCCAGTTGACCATGAAGCCGCCGCTGTCCGACTCGAAGAGCGCGGCGCTGGCGTCCTCGTCCGCCGTCGACAGCTGCGGGCCGCCGACCCCGGCGTCCGCGATGCGCTGCATGATCGCGGCGGCCTGCTGGCCCTCGGGGCTGTCGAGGTCGACCTGGATCTCGTCGGCCGGTGCCTCGGGGTTGGCGAGGACGTCGCCGCCCTGGGAGACGACGAGGGCGTTGACCCACACCGTCATCGACTCGGCGGCACGGCCCTGGACGCCGACCGTCGTCCCCGTCGCCTCGGCGGCGTCGATGACCTGGTCCCACGTGACCGGCTCGCTCATGTCGAGGCCCGCCTCCTCGGCCACCGACTGGCGGTACCAGAGCAGCTGGGTGTTGGCCCAGAACGGCACCGTGACGAGCTCGTCGGCGTAGGTGGCACCCGCGAGCGCGCCGTCCAGGACCCCCTCGCTGACGGCCTCCTGCACCTCCGGCGGCATGGGGGCGAAGAAGCCCGCCTCGCTGAACTCGGGGATGAAGGGCGGGTCGAGGCTCATGATGTCGACGGAGGAGTCCCCCGCCACGAGCCGTCGGACGAGCTGCTCGCGCTGGCCCTGCGGGTTGTTCGGCAGGATCTGCACGTTGAGCGCGAAGCGCCCCTGGTTGGCCTCGGTGCAGCGCCGCGCGATCTCCTGCTGGCCGCCCGAGTCCGGGTTGATGTACCAGTTGAGGACGGGCGTGCCGTCGGCGGTGACCTCCTGGCTCTCCCCGCTGCCGCACGAGACGAGCAGCGCGCCGGCGACGACGACGGCCGCGGGCACCGCGGCGGTGCGACGCACAGGCCCCGCCCGCCGTCGTTCCCGCCGTCGCGCCGTGCCTGCTCGGCCGGACTGCTGCCCCGGGCGTCCTGTCACGGCGGGCTCCTTCGACGTCGAAGAGATGCGTGCCGCACACCCTGCCCCCACGTCCGGTGTGCGGCAACCGTCCGTGACCGTCCCGTCACCTCGGCGCCCGGGCGTCGCCGGGGCCGGTGCGGGGCGTGACGCACGTCGCGCCGCCGGCGCCGGACGCGGGGCGCGCCCCCGCCCGGCGACCCCCGCCGGCACGGCACGATGGCGCCATGACCGCGAACTCCCCCGACAGCAGCGCCGGCGCTCCCCCCGAGGGCTTCCGCGTCGAGCACGACACGATGGGCGAGGTCCTCGTGCCGGCCGACGCCCTCTACCGCGCGCAGACGCAGCGCGCCGTCGAGAACTTCCCGCTCAGCGGCACGACCCTCTCCCGCACCCACGTCGAGGCGCTCGCGCGCATCAAGAAGGCTGCCGCGCAGGCCAACGCCGAGCTGGGCGTCCTGCCGCAGGACGTCGCCGACGCGATCGTCGCGGCGGCCGACGAGGTGGCGGCCGGTGCCCACGACGACCAGTTCCCCGTGGACGTGTTCCAGACCGGCTCGGGCACGTCGTCCAACATGAACACCAACGAGGTGCTGGCGACCCTGGCCTCGCGCCGCCTCGGCCGCGACGTCCACCCCAACGACCACGTCAACGCCTCGCAGTCGTCCAACGACGTCTTCCCCACCTCGGTGCACGTCGCCGCGACCGCCGGTGTCGTGCAGGACCTCCTGCCGGCGCTCGAGCACCTGGAGGCGTCGCTGCGCCGCAAGGCGGAGGAGTGGGCGGAGGTCGTCAAGGCGGGCCGCACGCACCTCATGGACGCGACGCCCGTGACGCTGGGGCAGGAGTTCGGCGGCTACGCCCAGCAGGTGCGCTACGGCGCCGCGCGGGTGCGCGCCGCGCTCCCCCGCACCGCGGAGGTGCCGCTCGGCGGGACGGCCACCGGCACGGGCATCAACACGCCGGCCGGCTTCCCCCAGCGCGTCATCGAGCTGCTCGCCGCCGACACGGGGCTGCCGATCACCGAGGCGCCGGACCACTTCGAGGCGCAGGGCGCGCGGGACGGGCTCGTCGAGCTCTCCGGCGCGCTGCGCACGGTGGCCGTCAGCCTCACCAAGGTCTGCAACGACCTGCGCTGGATGGGGTCCGGCCCCAACACGGGCCTCGGCGAGCTGCGGATCCCCGACCTCCAGCCGGGCAGCTCGATCATGCCCGGCAAGGTCAACCCGGTCGTCCCCGAGGCCGTCCTCATGGTGTGCGCGCAGGTCGTCGGCAACGACGCGGCGACGGCGTGGGCCGGCGCCAGCGGCTCCTTCGAGCTCAACGTCGCTATCCCGGTCATGGCGCGCAACGTGCTCGAGTCGGTGCGCCTGCTCGCCGGGGCGGGCCGGCTGCTCGCCGACCGCACCGTCGACGGGCTCGAGGCCGACGTCGAGCGGGCGCGCGCCCTCGCGGAGTCCTCGCCGTCGATCGTCACGCCGCTCAACCGCACCATCGGCTACGAGGCCGCGGCGAAGGTGGCCAAGCACGCCGTCGCGCACGGCGTCACGGTGCGCCAGGCCGTCGTCGACCTCGGCTTCGTCGAGCGCGGCGAGGTCACCGAGGCCCAGCTCGACAGCGCCCTCGACGTCCTGTCGATGACGCGGCCTCCGCAGCGCTGACGTCCCGTCCCGGCACGACGACGCCCCGGTCCCCCGCGAGGGGGGCCGGGGCGTCGTCGTGCGGCGCGGCCGGGCGGGGCCGGCGGACGGCTCAGTACCAGTTGACCGCCTGGCTGTGCGACCAGGCGCTGCACGGGGTGCCGTAGACGTCGTCGATGTACTCCAGGCCCCACGAGATCTGCGTGACGGGGTTGGTCTCCCAGTCGGCACCGGCGCTCGCCATCTTCGACCCGGGCAGTGCCTGGGGGATGCCGTAGGCGCTGGACGTGGGGTTGTCGGCGTCGTACTGCCAGCCGCTCTCCTTGGTCCAGAGCTGCTCGAGGCAGGAGAACTGCTCGGAGGACCAGCCGCGCTCGGCCACCATGTCCGCCGCGATCGGCTTGGGGTCGCGCTGGGCGCTGCGGCTGGCCGCCTCCTCCGCCTCGGCGAGCGCGGCCTCGCGGGCGGCGAGCTCCTCGGCGGCGACGCGCTCGGCCTCGACGCGGGCCGCCTCGGCGGCGGCCTCCGCGGCGAGGCGGTCGCGGACGGCCGCGCGGTGCTCGGAGGCGACGGCCTCCTCGGCGCGCAGGTCGGCCCGGGAGTCGTCGGGGACGGCGGGGGGCGGCGTCGTGGGCGCGGCGGGGGTCGCCGCGACGGGCGCGAGGGCGGCCGGGGCCCCGCCGGTCGTCGCCGACGGGGCGCTCGCCGTCACGGCGCCGGTGCCGGCGGCCACGACGGCCGCGCCGACGCCGACGGCGAGGACGACCCGGCCGGCGCGCGAGCGGAGGCCCGCGGCGCGGGGGGCCCGGGCGTCGACGGGGGCCGCGTGCCGGGCGGCGCCACCGGCGCCGTCACCCGGGGTGGTCGTGCGGGAGCTGCTGGAGAGGTGCCTGCCGTGGCGGTCCTCGGTGCGATGACGGCCCACGGCCTGCCTTCCCTCGGGCACGCCCTGGTCGGCGCGCGGAGGCGCCAGGTTGCATCACGAACAGGTCACGGTCCAAATCCGTCACCTCCGACGTCACCCGGGGTGACCACACCGCCGGGTCGTGAGCGCTGCGTCACCGACCCGGCGGAGGGGCCCGCGCCGGGACGGACGGGGCGCCGGCGCCGTCGGGCGCCGGTCGCGGTCAGGGCTCGAGGCCCTCCAGCAGCTCGGTGACGAGGGCGGCCACGGGCGAGCGCTCCGAGCGGGTGAGGGTCACGTGCGCGAAGAGCGGGTGCCCCTTGAGCGCCTCGATGACGGCCGCGACGCCGTCGTGCCGCCCCACGTGGAGGTTGTCGCGCTGGGCGACGTCGTGGGTGAGGACGACGCGGCTCCCCTGCCCGATGCGCGAGAGCACGGTGAGCAGGACGCCCCGCTCGAGCGACTGCGCCTCGTCGACGACCACGAAGGCGTCGTGGAGGCTGCGGCCGCGGATGTGGGTGAGCGGGAGCACCTCGAGCAGCTCGCGGGCCATGACCTCCTCGACCACCTCGGAGCTGACGAGCGCGCCGAGCGTGTCGAAGACCGCCTGGGCCCAGGGCCCCATCTTCTCGGCCTCGCTGCCGGGGAGGTAGCCGAGGTCCTGCCCGCCGACGGCGTAGAGCGGGCGGAAGACGACGACCTTCTTCTGCGTGCGGCGCTCGAGCACCGCCTCGAGGCCCGCGCACAGCGCGAGCGCCGACTTCCCGGTGCCGGCGCGGCCGCCGAGGCTGACGATCCCCACCTCCGGGTCCAAGAGCAGCTCGAGGGCCACCCGCTGCTCGGCGCTGCGGCCACGGACGCCGAAGGCCTCCCGGTCGCCGCGGACGAGCCGGACCGACTTGTCGGGCGCCACCCGGCCGAGCGCGGACCCGCGGGCGGAGAGGAGGACGAGCCCGGTGTGCACGGGCAGCTCGGCCGCGCGCGGGTCCTCGAGGCGCTCCTCGCCGTAGAGGGCGGCCATGTCGTCCTCGGCGAGCTCGAGCTCCGCGAGCCCCGTCCAGCCCGAGTCCACGGCGGCGTCGGCCCGGTACTCCTCCACCGCCAGGCCGAGCGCGGACGCCTTGACCCGCATCGGGGTGTCCTTGCTGACGACGACGACGTCGCCGCCCTCCGCGGACAGGTTGCGCGCGACCGCGAGGACGCGGGAGTCGTTGTCCCCGAGCCGGAGCCCGGCGGGCAGCGACGTCGGGTCGACGTGGTTGAGCTCGACCCGCAGGGTCCCCCCGTGCTCGCCCACCGGGACCGGCCCGTCGAGCCGTCCGTGGCGGGCACGCAGGTCGTCGAGCAGGCGCAGGGCCGTGCGCGCGAAGTAGCCGACCTCCGGGTGGTGGCGCTTGGCCTCCAGCTCGACGACGACGACGAGCGGCAGCACGACCTCGTGCTCGGCGAAGCGCTGCATCGCGTGCGGGTCGGAGAGCAGGACCGAGGTGTCGAGGACGTACGTGCGCGCGGGGGTGGTGGCCACGAGGTGCTCCTCACCCGCCCGCGCAGCCGCGCGGGCGGCTACTCGACGGGCTGGGCCGGCAGGGCGGGCCGTGCGGCGCGCGGGTCGGCGGCGCCGCGGCGACGCGGCCCGGCGTGGGCCGGCCACCTCCCCGCGGGGGCACCTCGACCGTGCGTCACCCCGACCTCCCGGGGCGACGGGGTCGGCCCGCCGCCGCTCCCGACGCTAGCCGCGGCGACGGGGCGTGCCGGGGAGCGACCGGGCGCGTCGCACGGACGGGTGAGCCGCCGGCCGGGACCCGCGTGACGGACGGTGCGAATGAGGGCGACGGGGCGGACGGGGACAAAGCCCGGTGCCGCGGGACGGCGCGGCCGGGCCGCGACGGAGCTCTGGCGTCGGCGTCGGGAGAGTGGCGTCAGGAGCCGTAGCGCCGCTCGCGCGCCGCGTAGGCGCGCAGCGCGCGGAGGAGGTCGACGCGGCGGAACGCCGGCCACAGGGCCTCGCAGAAGTAGAACTCGCTGTGCGCGCTCTGCCAGAGCAGGAAGCCGGACAGCCGCTGCTCCCCCGACGTGCGGATGACGAGGTCGGGGTCCGGCTGACCCTTCGTGTAGAGGTGCTCGGCGATGTGGTCGACCGTGACGACGTCGGCCAGCTCCTCGAGGGTGCGGCCGTCGCGGGCGGCGTCGCGCAGGAGCGAGCGGACGGCGTCGGCGATCTCCTGGCGGCCGCCGTAGCCGACGGCCACGTTCACGTGAAGCCCGCCGCCGTCGCGGGTGCTGGCCGCCGCCTCGGCGAGCCGGGCCGCCGTCGCGGGGGGCAGCAGGTGCAGGGCGCCGATGGGGTGGACCCGCCACCGCCCCGTCGCCACGAGGTCGTCGACGGCCTGCTCGATGATGCCGAGGAGCTCGGCGACCTCGTCCGGGTCGCGCCGCAGGTTGTCGGTGGAGAGCAGGTAGAGCGTGACGACGCCGACGCCCGCGTCCTCGCACCAGCCGAGGAAGTCGACGATCTTCCCGGCGCCCTGCCGGTGGCCGTCCTGGGCCGCGAGGCCGGACTGGCGGGCCCAGCGGCGGTTGCCGTCGAGGATGACGCCGACGTGGTGGGGGCCGGCGGGGTGGGGACCGCGGCCCAGCAGCCGGTCGCCCCGGTGCCGCCCGGCGACGGACCGCTCGAGCCGGCGCTCGTAGAGCCGGTACACGAGGTCTCGCAGGGGCACGCCGTCACGCTACTCGTCCGGCCCCGGACGGCCACCGGCCGTCAGCCGCCGGTCGTCGTCCGCCGGTCGCCGATCGCCGGTCGTCAACCGCCGGTCGTGGACGGCGACGGGGGGCCACGTCGTCGCGACTACCCTCGGGGTGCCGCCGACCCGTCGGCGGCAGGGCTCGGACCGACGTCAGGAGGCGGCCGTGGGCAGCGCGAGGAGCACCGGCGAGGGCGGCAGCAGCGCCCTCGACCCGACCACCCGCCCGTCGGCGGCCCCGACCCGCGGGGCGCCCGGGAGGCCCGGCGCCCCCGACGTGGTGCGGGCCGTCAAGCCCCTGCTGCGCGGCTGGCTGCACCTCGGCATGTTCCCGCTCGTCGTGGCGGCCGGGATCGTCGCCGTCGCCCTGGCGCCAGACGCCCGCAGCCGCTGGGCGATGGCGATCTTCGGGCTGACGGCGGCCCTGCTCTTCGGCATCAGCGCGCTGTACCACCGGGGTACGTGGTCACCGCGGACGACGATGGTCCTCAAGCGGTTCGACCACTCGAACATCTTCCTCATCATCGCGGGCACCTACACGCCCTTCGCCGTCCTCCTCCTCGAGGACGGCCCCCGGCGGGTGCTCCTGCTCGTCGCCTGGCTGGCCGCGCTCGCGGGCATCGCCTTCCGCATCTTCTGGGTCGGCGCCCCGCGGTGGCTGTACGTCCCCGCCTACGTCGCGATGGGCTGGGTGGCGGTCGCCTTCCTCCCCCAGTTCCTCCGCGGCGGGGGGACGGCCGTGACGGTGCTCGTCGTCGTCGGCGGCCTCGCCTACACCGCCGGCGCGCTCGTCTACGGGCTCAAGAGGCCCGACCCGAGCCCGCGCTACTTCGGCTTCCACGAGATCTTCCACGCGCTGACGGTCGTCGGCTTCGTGTGCCACTACGTGGCTGCCTCCCTGGCCCTGTACCGCGGGGACGTCCCCGGCGCCTGAGCCGCGGCCCCGGCCCGGTCCTGCCGGCCACCGTCGTCGTCGCCGTCCTCCGCGACCCGATGCCCGGCGGACCCGAGCCCGAGCCCCCAAGGATCCCGGCTCATCGAGAGCCCGCCGGAAGCTCCCCGGGGGCTCACCGGGCGGCCCCCGAAAGCTCCCCGGGGCCTGCCGGGCGATCGAGTGGCGGCAGCTCCGGCGCGTGTCCCATGCCCGGCGACCGGCGCCGGGAGCCGTCGCCCTGACGCCTCCGGACGGAAGCCGGACCGACGCTGCCCCTTCGCGGCAGGCTCCTCCCGTCGCCTCTCGCCGTCGGTGGACGACCGTGGCGGCTGTCGGCCCCCTCGACTATCATTCGAACACGCGTTCGGACGGTGGTCACGAGGGGGTGGTCGA
The genomic region above belongs to Pseudokineococcus lusitanus and contains:
- a CDS encoding carbohydrate ABC transporter permease, with translation MSTREKVLWYVAGAAIVVYALFPVAWILSLSLKTNAGLTENQFLPSEVTWDNYRLIITGDASELFLPALRNSIGIALIATLIAVVLATLTAYAVSRLQFPGKKLLLTTALAVAIFPVISIVTPLFNIWRTIGLYDTWPGLIIPYLAVTLPLAIWTLSAFFREIPWDMEQAAQVDGATTWQAFIKVIVPLAVPGVFTTAIIAFFLAWNDFVFGISLTSTDASRPVPAALAFFTGASQFEEPTGATSAAAVIVTIPVVIIVLVFQRRIVAGLTNGAVKG
- a CDS encoding carbohydrate kinase family protein, translating into MRADAAGGGPRALVVGDTLVDVVHPAGGDAGPVEHPGGSAANVALGLARLGRPVDLLGRLADDARGRRVADHLTGDGVHLAAGLLPASDDVRTPTAQAHLGADGGARYEFDLAWELEADDLACITAGEPPLVVCTGSLATALEPGATQVEGLLDALRPTTTVVLDPNLRPSLMGTPEEVRPRVEALVTTSDVVKLSDEDAGWLFPDRDPADVVRSWLGLGPALVVLTRGGEGALAVCAAGEVDEPGRTVDVADTVGAGDSFTGGLVDALWSEGLLGADRRTALAAVDLEVLGRCVAAATDVAAVTVSRPGADPPRRDELPRSGS
- the glpX gene encoding class II fructose-bisphosphatase, producing MTHATSLPPSLAVGQQAPDRNLGLELVRVTEAAAMAAGRWVGRGDKDGADGAAVNAMRRLISTVEMDGTVVIGEGEKDEAPMLFNGEQVGDGSGAACDVAVDPIDGTRLCALGMPNAVAVIAVAERGAMYDPSAVFYMDKLATGPEAADVVDIRLPVKENVRRLARAKGCAVGDVTVVVLDRPRHEGLVTEIREAGARIHFIPDGDVAGAIMAARPGTGIDLMLGIGGTPEGIIAACALKALGGVLQGRLWPKDDEERQRALDAGHDLDRVLTTDDLVRGDNCYFVATGITDGELVRGVRYGGGTVRTQSLVMRSKSGTIRTVESEHRLTKLQAYAAVDFSGTGGRTA
- a CDS encoding ABC transporter ATP-binding protein; translated protein: MAGITLQNIVKKYGDGFPAVNDVSLDIADGEFVILVGPSGCGKSTLLRMVVGLEDITDGDLTIGGKRVNDKAPRDRNLAMVFQNYALYPHLSVFENIAFPLRLAKGKHSDAEVTKRVNEAADLLELREHLERKPANLSGGQRQRVAMGRAIVRQADAFLFDEPLSNLDAKLRGQMRTEIARMQRRLGTTTIYVTHDQTEAMTLGDRVAVLRKGELQQVASPRELYEEPVNLFVAGFIGSPPMNFLPAQLEGTTLTLPFGSVEITPEVAERARGAEFLIAGLRPEHVEDASVLEGSRAERGTTFEVDVDVTEWLGNELYAYVPFTPDERVAAKLAELDKELDGESMRHQMVVTLDARSRVRDGDRARLWFDPASLHLFDPASGRSLTRDEGRAEQIARESEEARREALERSRARAAEGAAV
- a CDS encoding carbohydrate ABC transporter permease, whose amino-acid sequence is MSATRPTTSGSSRAGADATGDGRDAVDPRPSGEQERRARRAGGKPPLTDRARGERNLGLLLVAPAFLVMIGVVAYPMLLAAYDSLFSYRLTAPDQRSFVGLQNYITILSDPLWWRAFATTGYITVITVAVELVLGFALAMVMHKAITTLRPVLRTAILIPYAIITVVSAFAWFYAFDLNSGFVNQWLPFVGDDFNWFAERSSSLVVIMLSEIWKTTPFISLLLLAGLAQVPEDLQEAARVDGATFWERLRKVTLPNMKAAIMVALLFRTLDAVRIFDNVFIMTAGTNGTETLAFLAYRQTIQRQEVGLGSAISVLLFLLVVLIAVLFVKVFKVDLSRQRGE